In the Alkaliphilus oremlandii OhILAs genome, one interval contains:
- a CDS encoding IS3-like element ISClsp1 family transposase (programmed frameshift) — protein MSVEKRPRPTYTDEFKNQVVQLYKNGKRKCNITREYDIASSLLDKWIKQADTSGSFKEKDNLTLEQKELIELRKRNKQLEMENDIFKASRADYGTKVNVIRNNAHKYSVSAMCKVLEISRSSYYYESKPKQYESKLTSKIKKIFQESRSNYGTRKIKAALRDNGYQVSRRRTGRIMKQEGLVSKYTVAQFRPYADKCNESQIENLVKRKFDDRSQYNVVVSDLTYVRVGNQWNYICVLVDLFNREIIGYSAGKNKDANLVSKAFARVNTNLKNIQVFHTDRGNEFKNKLLDETLKIFDIKRSLSKRGCPYDNAVAEATFKIIKTEFVKYKVFETLEELQYELADYVNWFHNHRLHSSLGYLTPATFRMNTLKKVV, from the exons ATGTCTGTTGAAAAACGTCCTCGCCCTACCTATACGGATGAGTTTAAAAACCAAGTAGTACAATTATATAAGAATGGAAAACGCAAATGCAATATTACCCGCGAATACGATATTGCTTCTTCTTTATTAGACAAATGGATCAAACAGGCGGATACTAGTGGTTCTTTCAAAGAAAAAGATAATCTTACTCTAGAACAAAAGGAACTAATTGAACTTCGTAAACGCAACAAACAGCTTGAAATGGAAAATGATATTT TTAAAGCAAGCCGCGCTGATTATGGGACGAAAGTAAATGTGATTCGTAACAATGCTCACAAATACTCAGTATCAGCAATGTGCAAGGTCCTAGAAATTTCAAGAAGTAGTTATTACTATGAATCAAAGCCAAAACAGTATGAATCTAAGCTAACTTCCAAAATCAAGAAAATTTTTCAGGAAAGCCGTAGTAATTATGGCACCAGAAAAATCAAAGCAGCTCTTAGAGACAATGGATATCAAGTCTCCCGGCGCAGAACCGGAAGAATCATGAAGCAGGAAGGGTTAGTATCAAAGTATACAGTGGCTCAGTTTAGGCCATATGCAGATAAATGCAACGAATCACAAATAGAAAACTTGGTAAAACGGAAATTCGATGATCGTTCACAATATAATGTAGTTGTAAGTGATTTAACATATGTACGAGTAGGAAATCAATGGAATTACATATGTGTTCTTGTCGACCTATTTAATCGTGAAATCATCGGATATAGTGCAGGTAAAAATAAAGACGCTAACCTAGTTTCAAAGGCATTTGCACGTGTAAATACAAATTTGAAAAATATCCAGGTATTTCATACAGATAGAGGCAATGAATTCAAGAACAAACTTCTGGACGAAACCCTTAAAATATTTGATATAAAGCGCTCCCTTAGCAAGAGAGGATGTCCTTATGATAATGCAGTTGCAGAAGCAACGTTTAAAATTATAAAGACGGAATTTGTAAAATATAAGGTATTTGAAACGCTAGAGGAATTACAATATGAACTGGCTGATTATGTGAACTGGTTTCATAATCACCGACTTCATTCCTCGTTAGGTTATTTAACGCCAGCTACATTCAGAATGAATACCCTTAAAAAAGTTGTCTGA
- a CDS encoding helix-turn-helix transcriptional regulator → MILNNLNDIYSNNGKETKFKSVYIIITTWRRKVKNLELKTIIFNSLKYIETNINEPIMAEDIAKNAGYSLYHFSRMFKKQMGLPIMEYVKERKLIRASEEIVNGKKIIDTALNYGYQSHSGFTKAFKNKFGFSPALLRAFSFQINCLGGNCNMSHVFMKSTAIHATKEELYELLITTINENMLEYDHEKIRKAYEFACKAFDGKKRYSNDDYVTHPINVAILLSEMEASEDTVIAGLLHDILLEKSNISLKEVEKMFSNSIVNIIKGVTEFNGNSDITDEDVIMVKLAERLHNMRTIEFMDEGRWKEKAKETLDIFLPIAVKMNNEKILAELNDLSLKYI, encoded by the coding sequence TTGATTTTAAATAATTTAAATGATATATATAGCAATAATGGAAAAGAAACTAAATTCAAAAGTGTATATATTATAATTACCACGTGGAGAAGGAAGGTGAAAAATTTGGAGCTAAAAACCATTATATTTAATAGTTTAAAATACATTGAGACAAATATTAATGAACCTATAATGGCAGAGGATATTGCTAAAAATGCAGGGTATTCATTATACCATTTTTCAAGAATGTTTAAAAAACAAATGGGATTGCCAATTATGGAGTATGTAAAAGAACGAAAACTGATTAGGGCCTCTGAAGAAATAGTAAATGGCAAAAAGATAATTGATACTGCACTAAATTATGGCTATCAGTCACATAGTGGTTTTACAAAAGCATTTAAAAATAAGTTTGGTTTTTCACCAGCTCTTTTAAGAGCATTTAGTTTTCAAATTAATTGTTTAGGGGGTAATTGTAATATGAGTCATGTATTTATGAAATCAACAGCCATTCACGCGACAAAAGAGGAATTGTATGAACTATTAATAACGACAATAAATGAGAATATGTTAGAATATGACCATGAAAAAATTAGGAAGGCATATGAATTTGCCTGCAAAGCATTTGATGGGAAAAAGAGGTATTCAAATGATGATTATGTAACACATCCAATTAATGTTGCTATTCTTTTATCAGAAATGGAGGCAAGTGAGGATACAGTCATAGCTGGATTGCTACATGATATTCTTTTAGAGAAATCAAATATATCTCTAAAAGAAGTAGAGAAAATGTTTTCTAACAGCATTGTAAATATTATTAAAGGTGTAACAGAATTTAATGGAAATAGTGATATAACTGATGAAGATGTAATAATGGTTAAATTAGCTGAACGGCTTCATAATATGAGAACAATTGAGTTTATGGATGAAGGTCGTTGGAAGGAGAAGGCAAAAGAAACATTAGATATATTTTTACCCATAGCAGTAAAGATGAATAATGAAAAAATATTAGCAGAATTAAATGATTTATCATTGAAATATATTTAA
- a CDS encoding DEAD/DEAH box helicase family protein, with amino-acid sequence MIIWINGAFGSGKTTCTYELNKRLSNSFVYDPENIGYFIRKNIPKELYESDFQNHDQWRVFNYEMLKYLNSTYEGIILVPMTLVNRQYYDEIIGRLIKENIKVKHYILYAEKKTIEKRLNKRFEWSNSWAKSQIDRCIYAFNHHITEEKIITDHKTIDDIVEEIAEKSGLTLRSDKRGHFKKLMDRWATLIKHIR; translated from the coding sequence ATGATTATTTGGATAAACGGAGCATTTGGCTCGGGAAAGACAACATGTACCTATGAATTAAACAAAAGATTGTCCAATTCTTTTGTTTACGATCCTGAAAATATCGGTTATTTTATACGAAAAAATATACCTAAAGAACTGTATGAATCAGATTTTCAAAACCATGATCAGTGGCGGGTATTCAATTATGAAATGTTAAAATATTTAAACAGTACTTATGAGGGCATTATTTTAGTCCCCATGACATTAGTGAACCGTCAATATTATGATGAAATCATTGGTCGACTTATCAAAGAAAACATTAAGGTAAAGCATTACATTCTTTACGCAGAGAAGAAAACTATAGAAAAACGTCTTAATAAACGATTTGAGTGGAGTAATTCATGGGCCAAATCACAAATTGACCGATGTATTTATGCATTTAATCACCATATTACTGAAGAAAAAATAATAACGGACCACAAAACCATTGATGATATTGTGGAGGAAATCGCTGAAAAAAGTGGTTTAACTTTGCGAAGTGACAAAAGAGGCCACTTCAAGAAATTGATGGATAGATGGGCTACCCTGATCAAACATATACGGTAA
- the rlmD gene encoding 23S rRNA (uracil(1939)-C(5))-methyltransferase RlmD, with the protein MLDKSKIYEMEISGLGHSGEGIGKIDDFTVFVENAIPGDVIRTKITVLKKNYGVGELLEILKPSANRVTPKCGIAGICGGCQIMHMDYEQQLRTKRNTVVEALKRIGKIDAVVHPTLGMDNPYEYRNKAQFPVGILDGKSILGFYKKGSHEIVDTEYCHIQAPINTKIVQVIKKYIDDFDVAVYDEKEHSGLIRHVVTKVGFATGEVMVIMVTNGKEFPYKDKLIEMLKENVEGLKSVVQNINMKNTNVIFGDTTFTLYGEDQIVDYIGDLKFNISARSFYQVNPAQTKVLYEKALEYADLTGNERVFDIYCGIGTISLFLAKKAKEVHGIEIIDAAIEDARENARINHLTNTKFYVGKAEDVVPKLYKSGLVADVVVVDPPRKGCEESVLETIVNMAPKRVVYVSCNPATLARDLAYLDEKGYKTVEVQPVDMFSHSSHVECCVSLERIKE; encoded by the coding sequence GTGCTAGATAAAAGTAAGATATATGAAATGGAAATCAGCGGATTGGGGCATAGTGGAGAAGGCATTGGTAAGATTGATGACTTTACAGTTTTTGTAGAAAATGCGATTCCTGGAGATGTTATAAGGACTAAAATAACTGTATTAAAGAAAAATTATGGTGTGGGGGAGCTGTTGGAAATACTGAAGCCTTCAGCAAATAGAGTAACACCAAAATGCGGCATCGCAGGGATCTGTGGTGGATGTCAAATTATGCACATGGATTACGAACAACAGCTGAGAACGAAAAGAAATACAGTGGTAGAAGCCTTGAAGCGTATCGGAAAAATCGATGCTGTGGTTCATCCTACGCTAGGTATGGACAACCCCTATGAATATAGAAATAAGGCACAATTTCCAGTGGGAATCTTAGATGGAAAATCAATTTTAGGATTTTATAAAAAAGGAAGCCATGAGATTGTAGATACGGAATATTGTCATATTCAGGCACCGATTAATACGAAAATCGTTCAAGTGATAAAAAAATACATCGATGATTTCGATGTTGCCGTATATGACGAGAAGGAGCATAGCGGTTTAATTCGCCACGTGGTGACAAAGGTGGGGTTTGCCACAGGAGAAGTGATGGTGATAATGGTAACCAATGGTAAGGAGTTTCCTTATAAGGACAAGCTGATAGAAATGTTAAAAGAAAATGTGGAAGGGCTAAAAAGTGTAGTCCAAAATATCAATATGAAAAATACCAATGTGATCTTTGGCGATACCACATTTACTCTATATGGAGAGGATCAGATTGTAGATTATATCGGTGATTTAAAGTTCAATATTTCTGCAAGATCCTTCTATCAAGTGAACCCAGCTCAGACTAAGGTGCTTTACGAGAAGGCACTGGAATATGCAGACTTAACAGGGAATGAAAGAGTGTTTGATATCTATTGTGGTATTGGAACCATATCTCTATTCTTGGCTAAAAAAGCAAAAGAAGTTCATGGGATAGAGATTATCGATGCGGCCATCGAAGATGCGAGGGAAAATGCGAGAATCAATCATCTAACCAATACGAAGTTCTATGTTGGAAAGGCAGAGGATGTAGTGCCGAAGCTATACAAAAGCGGTCTTGTTGCCGATGTTGTCGTAGTCGATCCACCAAGAAAGGGCTGCGAGGAAAGTGTCCTAGAAACCATCGTAAATATGGCTCCAAAAAGAGTGGTATACGTCTCCTGCAATCCAGCGACCTTAGCTAGAGACTTAGCTTATTTGGATGAGAAGGGATATAAAACTGTGGAAGTACAGCCGGTGGATATGTTTTCGCATTCGAGTCACGTTGAGTGCTGTGTGTCGCTTGAAAGAATAAAAGAATAA
- a CDS encoding FAD-dependent oxidoreductase, with product MKKTKQILSVLLVFIMMLSFVGCSKPASNGGEGALFKAGTYTAKAKGLGGDVEVEMILTETTIESVKVLSHSETPGISDPAIEQIPANIVAAQGLKIDAVSGATVTSEAILAAVIDCLTQAGANIEELKTKGLKAVVLEDETIETDVVVVGSGIAGLSAAVSAAEEGAKVVLLEKMGSVGGASITCGGEILAGGSEMQAAQGIEDTAEGLKQYWLEVGKGKINEEIISFIADKSADTVKWLAERGVKFRNVTFSYYYPTQSVYRNHATETFSGADFILPLQEKAKSLGVEFRFETPAVSLINDKGTIKGVVAKNAGRTVTVNAKSTILATGGYANNKELVEQYMPNVKGYGSALGEALNGDGLIMAREVGAEIVANGGGIVAPMDLGATRYVDAGGIFLNVTPEGKRFANENEYWFKRAATLYHDLGFSNYFAITDSKLDNENLEKAVENGTAFKADTIEELAKFIGAKPEILKATVTRYNGFAATGKDEDFGKPAVGPVGNREDNLKELQLLNAVDQAPYYAIAFNTTGVTGTFGGPKIDMNAQVISTTGDVIPGLYAAGEVANGELFYEQYPCSGSSIQMSTRMGIQAGKAAAAAK from the coding sequence ATGAAAAAGACAAAGCAAATTTTATCGGTATTATTAGTATTTATAATGATGTTGAGTTTTGTTGGATGTAGTAAACCTGCTTCCAATGGTGGCGAAGGTGCTCTGTTTAAAGCAGGAACGTATACTGCTAAAGCAAAGGGTCTAGGTGGAGATGTTGAAGTTGAAATGATTTTAACAGAAACAACGATTGAATCCGTAAAAGTATTAAGCCATAGTGAAACACCTGGAATTTCAGATCCAGCGATCGAACAAATCCCTGCGAATATCGTAGCTGCTCAAGGACTAAAGATCGATGCTGTTTCCGGAGCAACGGTAACAAGTGAGGCTATCCTAGCAGCTGTTATTGATTGTTTAACACAAGCAGGAGCGAACATTGAGGAATTAAAGACAAAAGGTCTTAAAGCAGTTGTGTTAGAAGATGAGACAATAGAAACAGATGTTGTCGTTGTTGGTTCTGGAATCGCTGGTCTTTCCGCAGCTGTTTCAGCGGCAGAAGAAGGAGCAAAAGTGGTACTACTTGAAAAAATGGGTAGCGTTGGTGGTGCTTCGATTACATGTGGTGGAGAAATTTTAGCTGGTGGTTCTGAAATGCAAGCAGCACAAGGAATTGAAGATACAGCAGAAGGACTAAAACAATACTGGTTAGAAGTTGGTAAAGGAAAAATAAACGAAGAAATCATCAGCTTTATAGCGGATAAAAGTGCAGATACTGTAAAATGGTTAGCTGAAAGAGGCGTGAAGTTCAGAAATGTAACTTTCTCTTACTACTACCCAACGCAAAGCGTTTACAGAAACCATGCAACTGAAACTTTCTCGGGAGCAGACTTTATTCTACCATTACAAGAAAAAGCTAAAAGCTTAGGCGTAGAATTCAGATTTGAAACACCAGCAGTTTCTTTAATCAATGATAAGGGAACGATTAAAGGGGTCGTTGCAAAAAATGCAGGAAGAACAGTTACAGTCAATGCAAAGAGCACAATTTTAGCTACGGGTGGGTATGCGAACAATAAAGAACTGGTAGAACAATACATGCCAAACGTAAAAGGTTACGGATCAGCTTTAGGAGAAGCACTGAACGGAGACGGTTTAATCATGGCTAGAGAAGTAGGTGCTGAAATCGTTGCTAATGGTGGCGGTATTGTAGCGCCAATGGATTTAGGAGCTACTAGATACGTAGATGCAGGTGGAATTTTCTTAAACGTAACGCCAGAAGGAAAGAGATTTGCTAATGAAAACGAATACTGGTTTAAGCGTGCGGCTACATTATACCATGACTTAGGATTTAGTAATTATTTTGCTATTACAGATTCTAAATTAGATAATGAAAATTTGGAAAAAGCAGTTGAAAATGGAACCGCTTTTAAAGCAGATACAATAGAAGAATTAGCTAAGTTCATTGGTGCAAAACCAGAAATTTTAAAGGCTACAGTAACTCGTTACAATGGATTTGCGGCTACAGGTAAAGACGAAGACTTCGGTAAACCAGCAGTAGGGCCAGTAGGTAACAGAGAAGATAATCTTAAAGAATTACAATTATTAAATGCAGTAGATCAAGCCCCATACTATGCGATTGCATTCAATACAACAGGTGTAACCGGAACATTTGGTGGACCAAAGATTGATATGAACGCTCAAGTGATCTCTACAACAGGGGATGTAATTCCAGGATTATACGCTGCTGGAGAGGTTGCCAACGGAGAATTATTCTATGAGCAATATCCATGTTCGGGATCTTCTATCCAAATGAGTACAAGAATGGGTATCCAAGCAGGTAAGGCTGCAGCAGCGGCAAAATAA
- a CDS encoding TetR/AcrR family transcriptional regulator: MTINDRLVINFNGGIMARYTSLDPNKYILIRQAAIDLFYKQGINNTNMQEIAKEAGIAKGTIYLYYSSREDLIDHIFNYSLSLHIEASMKDVEIQSSNSEKLKKRVKNILFWNHEYPKEASIVSAYYKPVNIVGTDDVSLKESYEINKVFLQEGIEQKEFKELPLEFLCKMFFSSVEGISTYIRKHPSVLEDEKLLEAMVETTVAGLRKVK; this comes from the coding sequence ATGACTATTAATGACCGACTGGTCATCAATTTTAATGGAGGTATTATGGCTCGATATACGTCTTTAGACCCAAACAAATATATTTTAATAAGACAAGCTGCAATCGATTTATTCTATAAGCAGGGAATCAACAATACAAACATGCAGGAGATTGCAAAGGAGGCCGGTATTGCAAAGGGCACTATATATTTGTATTACAGTAGTAGAGAGGATTTAATAGATCATATTTTTAATTATTCTTTAAGTTTGCATATTGAAGCTTCAATGAAAGATGTAGAAATTCAAAGCAGCAATAGTGAGAAACTCAAGAAGCGAGTAAAAAATATATTGTTCTGGAATCATGAATATCCGAAGGAAGCCTCAATTGTAAGTGCATACTATAAACCAGTCAATATTGTTGGAACAGATGATGTTTCTTTAAAAGAATCATATGAAATAAATAAGGTATTTTTACAAGAAGGAATTGAACAAAAAGAGTTCAAGGAACTACCTCTTGAATTTTTATGCAAAATGTTTTTTAGTTCAGTGGAAGGCATTTCAACATATATAAGAAAACATCCCAGTGTTTTAGAAGATGAAAAACTCCTAGAAGCTATGGTAGAAACAACAGTTGCAGGGCTTAGAAAGGTTAAATAA
- a CDS encoding aromatic ring-hydroxylating oxygenase subunit alpha, with translation MISNQWYAILPSKKVKTDKIVGVKRMNLDLAIFRNSKGEIGCVVDQCTHRGAALSLGKVKDDCIQCPFHGLEFNKIGKCMFIPANGKASTGDISRYNVKHYPVREENGIIYLWYGDEEKITDDLPFFDKEIDDSFVFSELEDHWNSHYSRCIENQLDVVHLPFVHQSTIGRGNKTLVNGPKVVWEDGILTTSANNELDQGQKPKSPEECVIKDTHLSFRFPNIWMNHISENIKVIIYFAPVDDENTVLYIRFYCKLTSLRPINSLIAYIGKFANKTVERQDKRVVITQKPKASSLRSGEKLVPGDGPIIKYRKIREELINSTVK, from the coding sequence ATGATCTCAAATCAATGGTACGCAATACTACCATCAAAGAAAGTTAAGACTGACAAGATCGTAGGTGTAAAACGGATGAACCTGGATCTGGCAATATTTCGAAACAGCAAGGGTGAAATCGGATGTGTGGTGGACCAGTGCACGCATCGTGGCGCTGCGCTCAGCTTGGGGAAGGTCAAGGATGACTGTATCCAGTGCCCATTCCATGGACTTGAATTTAATAAAATCGGTAAATGTATGTTTATTCCTGCAAATGGGAAGGCCTCTACGGGAGACATCAGCCGATACAATGTCAAGCATTATCCTGTAAGAGAAGAAAATGGAATTATCTATCTGTGGTATGGTGACGAGGAAAAAATCACTGATGATCTGCCTTTCTTTGATAAGGAAATCGATGATTCATTCGTGTTCAGCGAGCTTGAAGATCACTGGAATTCGCACTATTCAAGATGCATTGAAAACCAATTGGATGTGGTGCATCTTCCTTTCGTACATCAAAGCACTATTGGTAGGGGAAATAAAACTCTGGTTAATGGTCCTAAGGTAGTCTGGGAAGACGGGATTTTAACGACCAGTGCCAATAACGAGCTGGATCAAGGTCAAAAACCCAAATCACCGGAAGAATGTGTCATCAAGGATACCCATTTAAGTTTCCGATTTCCCAACATTTGGATGAACCACATCAGTGAGAATATAAAGGTCATTATCTATTTTGCTCCCGTTGATGATGAAAATACCGTGCTCTATATCCGGTTTTATTGCAAACTGACAAGTCTAAGGCCGATAAACAGCTTGATCGCATACATAGGTAAATTTGCAAACAAAACAGTCGAAAGACAGGATAAACGGGTTGTTATAACACAAAAGCCCAAAGCTTCGTCATTAAGATCTGGTGAAAAGCTTGTACCGGGCGACGGTCCTATTATCAAGTACCGTAAAATTAGAGAAGAGCTAATAAACAGCACTGTAAAATGA
- a CDS encoding TetR/AcrR family transcriptional regulator — MDKKHEILKAAFDIFCEKGYNLSVSELAGAVKIKTPSLYSHFGSKDEIIELVIRDEIQRYYASLTEKMLEVKSLSCKEAMKSLFVYVIKYFSKDNRIKFWRAIPFIQNQQLKSISTQLIVDNDRIFKQQMQICFSKGQSNGEIRLDASPGALRLYLCILQGVLDGMLLGSEELVDRSNVDELFEAYWDGIRVIGTN, encoded by the coding sequence ATGGACAAGAAGCATGAAATCCTTAAAGCTGCATTTGATATTTTTTGCGAAAAAGGATACAATCTGTCTGTTTCTGAGCTTGCTGGTGCGGTGAAAATCAAAACGCCGTCACTCTACAGTCATTTTGGGAGCAAGGACGAAATCATTGAACTGGTTATTCGGGATGAAATTCAAAGATACTATGCCTCTTTAACCGAAAAAATGTTAGAAGTAAAGAGCTTGAGCTGCAAGGAAGCGATGAAAAGCCTATTTGTTTATGTGATTAAATATTTCTCAAAAGATAATAGGATTAAATTTTGGCGTGCCATACCATTCATTCAAAATCAACAGCTTAAAAGTATTTCTACTCAGCTGATTGTAGACAATGACAGGATCTTCAAACAACAGATGCAGATATGTTTTTCAAAGGGTCAGTCCAATGGTGAAATCAGACTGGATGCATCCCCAGGAGCTCTCCGTCTGTACCTTTGCATACTTCAAGGTGTGCTGGACGGTATGCTTTTAGGTTCGGAAGAGCTTGTCGATAGAAGCAATGTTGATGAATTGTTCGAGGCATATTGGGATGGTATTCGCGTCATTGGTACCAATTAA
- a CDS encoding recombinase family protein, with product MGYTKDEDGHLIIDPEQVEVVKRIYREYIQGKSFLQIKRSLEADGILNGAGRSKWNESNIKQILTNEKYNRLTNLNN from the coding sequence TTGGGATACACCAAAGACGAAGACGGTCACCTCATAATTGATCCAGAGCAAGTCGAAGTAGTAAAGCGCATTTATAGAGAGTACATTCAAGGTAAGAGCTTTTTACAGATAAAAAGGTCCCTTGAAGCTGATGGAATTCTAAACGGCGCCGGCCGTTCAAAATGGAATGAAAGCAATATAAAGCAGATCTTAACTAATGAGAAGTACAATAGACTTACAAACCTAAATAATTAG
- a CDS encoding helix-turn-helix transcriptional regulator gives MSTKAALSTQEVADLLQVSKSTIYDLIRRGEINSYKVGRKVRFTEEDVKEYISKSKESQNAKKTSVLDGTFSLMGNEKKPDGFIICGQDLILDVLSNYMRLHNIPALRAYIGSYDGLISLYRNKVNVTASHMWDSDTDTYNVPYVRRLIPGIPAVIIHLTCRMQGLYVAKGNPKNISGWDDFKRDDIIMVNREQGAGSRVLLDENLKLLGIFGSTIKGYNREISSHLAVASAVSRGEADVAVGNEKIACQVDNIDFIAMKKERYDLVLRKEDMNTFEIQTLLKIIRSDAFRNEFGNIGGYDTKDMGRIIAET, from the coding sequence ATGTCCACTAAAGCTGCTCTCTCAACTCAAGAGGTTGCAGATCTTTTACAGGTAAGCAAAAGTACGATTTATGACTTAATTCGGCGTGGTGAAATAAATTCGTATAAGGTTGGGCGTAAGGTTCGTTTTACAGAGGAAGATGTAAAAGAATATATATCTAAATCTAAAGAAAGCCAAAATGCAAAAAAAACATCCGTTCTTGATGGGACATTTAGCCTCATGGGAAATGAAAAGAAACCAGACGGTTTTATAATTTGTGGACAAGATTTGATTCTTGACGTGCTGTCAAACTACATGCGCTTACATAACATCCCGGCTCTGCGGGCTTATATTGGCAGCTATGACGGTCTAATTTCCTTATACCGCAATAAAGTGAATGTAACGGCTTCACATATGTGGGATAGTGATACCGACACCTACAATGTTCCATATGTTCGGCGACTTATACCAGGTATCCCTGCTGTAATTATTCACCTCACCTGTCGTATGCAAGGGCTTTATGTTGCCAAAGGGAACCCGAAAAATATTAGCGGTTGGGATGATTTCAAAAGAGATGATATCATTATGGTTAACCGTGAACAAGGTGCAGGCTCAAGAGTACTTCTTGATGAAAATCTCAAGCTTCTTGGTATTTTTGGAAGTACAATTAAGGGCTATAACAGAGAAATAAGCTCTCACTTGGCTGTTGCCAGTGCAGTCAGCAGAGGTGAAGCGGATGTTGCAGTAGGTAACGAAAAAATAGCATGTCAGGTCGATAACATTGACTTTATTGCCATGAAAAAGGAAAGATATGATCTCGTGTTACGTAAAGAGGATATGAATACATTTGAAATTCAGACCCTGCTCAAAATAATTCGTTCCGATGCCTTTCGCAATGAATTTGGAAATATCGGCGGTTACGATACAAAAGACATGGGTAGGATCATAGCCGAAACATAG
- a CDS encoding GerMN domain-containing protein — protein sequence MLRTIRNILILILIGITATGMPIYASTMDFTALIPTITPKNQYITVTTEEEVVSNHQVKIKYGFSANSDYTRILFDEGNPFTFTLMNNGKVIEGLSLHDIAPNENYKALELYSESPAYITFDFDQSKLDLPDGSYKLTLHPNSQGKEFHLEQAEFHINFSSEGTYVNAMASAPKGQMALTLYFPDKDLKYLSPITRFVPYTEYPLTTILRNLEQGPQAALGLQKGSSIPPNGKAGKSGDTAYINLPNNLGPYDDGSSIATMAVGSLVNSMVSSKGISKVQFQFNGTILKEAFHGMTMDQPYFGTAVDVIYTSYLSDTGRFLLVPIPFEQFTAVLGNDTNGVKIPMFFDALKFNLSGIYNAQVHPIVPNEVELLDYSFHDGLLTLTFNEAFLKAYENNSSLRNRMIDGIVFTFQSIENVTDVSFEVKHDSGQGFTKYDFQSPVYINPEN from the coding sequence ATGTTACGAACCATCAGAAACATTTTGATTTTGATCCTAATAGGCATAACCGCCACTGGTATGCCGATTTATGCAAGTACTATGGACTTTACTGCATTAATTCCGACCATCACTCCCAAGAACCAATATATTACGGTTACTACAGAGGAGGAAGTCGTATCCAATCATCAGGTAAAAATCAAATATGGTTTCTCCGCAAATTCAGATTACACCCGTATTCTATTTGATGAAGGTAACCCTTTTACTTTTACATTAATGAATAACGGTAAGGTCATTGAAGGTTTATCTCTCCACGATATTGCACCTAATGAGAATTATAAAGCTTTGGAATTGTATAGCGAATCTCCTGCCTATATTACTTTTGATTTTGATCAAAGTAAATTAGACTTGCCCGATGGTTCTTATAAATTAACGTTGCATCCCAATTCCCAAGGAAAAGAGTTTCATTTAGAGCAAGCAGAATTTCATATAAATTTTAGTAGTGAAGGCACCTATGTCAATGCTATGGCATCTGCTCCAAAGGGACAAATGGCTTTAACTCTTTATTTTCCAGATAAGGACTTAAAATATCTCTCTCCTATTACGAGATTTGTTCCTTATACAGAGTATCCACTGACTACAATTCTTAGAAACTTAGAACAAGGTCCACAGGCAGCTCTTGGCTTACAGAAGGGTTCTTCTATTCCTCCTAATGGAAAAGCGGGAAAATCTGGAGACACTGCCTATATTAATTTGCCAAATAACCTGGGTCCCTATGACGATGGTTCTAGCATCGCCACTATGGCGGTGGGTAGTCTAGTAAACTCCATGGTATCTTCAAAGGGAATCTCTAAGGTTCAGTTTCAATTTAATGGTACAATATTAAAGGAAGCTTTTCACGGTATGACCATGGATCAGCCTTATTTCGGTACAGCTGTTGATGTGATTTATACATCCTATTTGTCCGATACTGGTCGATTTTTATTAGTACCAATTCCTTTTGAACAGTTTACTGCTGTTTTAGGAAACGATACGAATGGTGTTAAAATACCAATGTTTTTTGATGCCTTAAAATTTAATCTTTCTGGCATCTATAACGCTCAGGTGCACCCTATTGTTCCTAATGAAGTGGAGCTTCTGGACTATAGCTTCCATGATGGGCTTCTTACCCTAACCTTTAACGAAGCATTTCTAAAGGCCTACGAAAATAACAGTTCTCTTCGAAATAGAATGATCGATGGTATTGTTTTTACCTTTCAATCTATTGAAAATGTAACTGACGTAAGCTTTGAAGTAAAACATGATTCTGGCCAAGGCTTCACAAAATATGACTTTCAGAGCCCAGTCTATATCAATCCTGAAAATTAA